The Myripristis murdjan chromosome 6, fMyrMur1.1, whole genome shotgun sequence sequence AGCCACCCTCAATTACTTAACATATATGCTTGTGTTAGCATGCACAGTGGCCTGAACTACTTACCTACTTACCAGAGACAAGATATTTTTGGGTGCCAATCCTCTGTCTCATCTTGGATAAGGTGACTAAAGGGCCAGCCTCCCCAAAAAAGTCTCTTAATTGCTAGACTAACCTTTgactattttttaaatcattgtaCAGATAATGTTGCTATGTCCATTCACTACATCTGCATCCTTTACCAAAGAAAGTGAATAGCATCATACAACACAACACTCTCACCGTAGCTTTCTACTGTGGCATTGAAGAAGGCTGCAGAAGGTTTTTCTGAAGGTGACATTACATAGAGCGTAGCAGCCTGGGTTGATGGTGCTGTTGATGTAGCAGAGCCAGTAGCCTGTGGTCCACAGGGTGTCAGGAATACAGACGTGACAGAAGGTGCCGATGATAGCCATGATGTTGTATGGCGTCCAGGTAAGGATGAATGCCAGGAGTATGGCCAGAATAGTCCTGGTGACCTTCCTCTCCCTCGCCGTTATTCGACGCCTCCTTCTTTCCTGGTACTTTGTAGAGCTGGAGAAGGTGGAGTAGGTTGCTGAAGCTGTTCTGCGGTGTTGGACATGGGATGAGGGATCATTTTGGGTTTTGGGAACATCGCTGTAGTCTTCCTCCCTTGTTTGGTGTGTGGCCATCTGAGGGTGAGAGTATGGAGGGGAGGAAAGCATGCAGTTAGCCTCACCAGCTGCAGGCTCAGAGGAGACTCCAGGGGTTCTGGACACTTTCCGGTTCCTTCTGGGCTTCGGCGCACTGCTGGACTCTGACTGGTTCAGAGTGTCTGagcctgtttttgtgtctggGTCACTGGGAAACCAGCTTCTACTTTTCATGAAGAAGTCTTTGATGGAAGGACTGGACATCCTCACTGTCCCTTGTTCTGTCTGGAGCGAGCTCAATCGACTCCGGCTGGCGGCGTACACGCGGCTGTACAGGACGATCATGATGAGCGCTGGCAGGTAAAAGGAGGGAAGTGTGGTCCCTAGGGTGATGGCAGGGCTGGCAAGCAGCTGGATATAACACTCACCATCGGGGACAATGCGTTTGCCAGTGATGGTCTGCCAGCAGAGAATGGCTGGAGCCCAGAGGATGAAGGAAAGCAGCCAGGCAGCAGCAATCATCAGGCCGGCCATTCTGCCCGTCCGCCAAGCCGGGTAGCTGAGTGGGCGGGTCATACAGAGGTAGCGATCCAAGCTGATGATGAGTAGGTTCATGACTGAGGCATTACTGACAACATAGTCCAGAACCAGCCACAGGTCGCAGACTACAG is a genomic window containing:
- the chrm4b gene encoding muscarinic acetylcholine receptor M4, whose protein sequence is MAHPPETELNTSSCLCPCINSSCDSSTRDSSPYSTVQLILIVMVTIPLSVITVLGNTLVIFSIKVNRHLRTINNYFLLSLAVADLIIGLVSMNLYTLYLVRGHWPLGAVVCDLWLVLDYVVSNASVMNLLIISLDRYLCMTRPLSYPAWRTGRMAGLMIAAAWLLSFILWAPAILCWQTITGKRIVPDGECYIQLLASPAITLGTTLPSFYLPALIMIVLYSRVYAASRSRLSSLQTEQGTVRMSSPSIKDFFMKSRSWFPSDPDTKTGSDTLNQSESSSAPKPRRNRKVSRTPGVSSEPAAGEANCITASATYSTFSSSTKYQERRRRRITARERKVTRTILAILLAFILTWTPYNIMAIIGTFCHVCIPDTLWTTGYWLCYINSTINPGCYALCNVTFRKTFCSLLQCHSRKLR